The following are encoded together in the Acidicapsa ligni genome:
- a CDS encoding spinster family MFS transporter, whose protein sequence is MPRARMARPALVALLLLTGLNLLNYLDRYILPGAQPLIQQEFSVSDEKMGALTTALFVAYMITAPCTGWLGDRFRRKPLIVAGAVLWSLATLFTFWVHDYWSLYFRHALVGVGEATFGIFAPAVLSDFFPARERNRILSFFYLTIPVGAALGYVVGGQLGSHFGWRVPFFVGAIPGLLIAALYGLFATEPVRGASDGVGAPVERVGMGETVSRFFALFRNPAYLCATLGMAMMVFTMGGISTWMPTFLHRFSGMDVGKAGTVLGAITVVDGLAGTFIGGWIAQRWLRTNHRALYLLSAWSMILTLPMAALVFFGPPAWAVAALFVAEFFLFLNTGPLNAAICNSVGCEVRSSAIALNLFLIHCLGDAFSPTIIGRIADLFTLRIGLGLTLVTLVISGALLFFGARFAPVLEEVAA, encoded by the coding sequence ATGCCTCGTGCCAGAATGGCCAGGCCGGCGCTCGTTGCGCTGTTGCTGTTGACCGGGCTGAACCTGCTCAATTACCTGGATCGCTACATTTTGCCGGGGGCGCAGCCGCTGATCCAGCAGGAGTTTAGCGTCAGCGACGAGAAGATGGGCGCGCTGACGACGGCGCTGTTTGTTGCCTACATGATCACGGCTCCGTGTACGGGGTGGCTTGGGGACCGGTTTCGGCGCAAGCCGCTCATCGTTGCCGGAGCGGTGCTTTGGAGCCTGGCGACACTGTTTACTTTCTGGGTTCACGATTACTGGTCGCTGTATTTTCGACATGCCCTGGTGGGGGTGGGAGAGGCGACTTTCGGCATTTTTGCCCCTGCGGTGCTTTCAGATTTCTTTCCGGCGCGGGAGCGGAACCGCATTCTTTCGTTCTTTTACCTGACTATTCCGGTCGGTGCGGCGCTGGGCTATGTTGTCGGCGGCCAACTTGGCTCGCATTTTGGATGGCGGGTGCCGTTCTTTGTCGGAGCGATTCCAGGTTTGTTGATTGCTGCGCTCTATGGGCTGTTTGCCACTGAGCCTGTGCGCGGAGCCAGTGACGGCGTTGGAGCGCCTGTTGAGCGGGTCGGGATGGGAGAGACGGTTTCTCGCTTCTTTGCGCTGTTCCGCAACCCGGCGTATCTCTGTGCGACGCTGGGCATGGCGATGATGGTGTTTACCATGGGCGGAATCTCGACCTGGATGCCGACGTTTCTGCACCGGTTCTCGGGGATGGATGTGGGCAAGGCGGGAACAGTGCTGGGCGCGATCACGGTTGTCGACGGGCTTGCCGGGACGTTTATCGGGGGCTGGATCGCACAGCGGTGGCTGCGCACGAATCATCGCGCGCTCTACCTGCTTTCGGCATGGAGCATGATTTTGACTTTGCCGATGGCTGCGCTGGTGTTTTTCGGTCCACCGGCATGGGCTGTGGCTGCGCTGTTTGTCGCGGAATTTTTCCTGTTTCTGAATACCGGGCCGTTGAATGCGGCGATTTGCAACTCAGTGGGCTGCGAGGTTCGCTCAAGCGCAATCGCGCTGAATCTGTTCCTGATTCACTGCCTGGGAGATGCTTTTTCGCCCACGATCATTGGACGAATCGCGGATCTATTTACGCTGCGGATCGGGCTGGGATTGACGCTGGTGACGCTGGTCATTTCAGGGGCTTTGCTGTTCTTCGGAGCGCGGTTTGCTCCTGTGCTTGAAGAAGTGGCGGCATAG
- the queF gene encoding preQ(1) synthase → MALEPRYTDEHAKAGLDFPFPAIETWPNQFPAYEIVVDDPEFTSVCPKTGLPDFGVLTLRYMPRERCAELKSLKEYLFCYRNLGIFQENVVNQVLEDLVKACDPVWAVVRGEFRPRGGIATTVEARWPRPKE, encoded by the coding sequence ATGGCTTTAGAACCACGTTATACGGATGAGCACGCAAAGGCGGGGCTGGACTTCCCTTTTCCTGCGATTGAAACATGGCCGAACCAGTTTCCGGCCTACGAGATTGTCGTCGATGACCCCGAGTTTACTTCGGTATGCCCTAAGACCGGGCTGCCGGATTTTGGCGTGCTGACGCTGCGGTATATGCCGCGCGAACGCTGCGCGGAACTCAAGTCACTGAAGGAATATCTATTTTGCTACCGCAACCTGGGCATCTTCCAGGAGAACGTGGTGAACCAGGTGCTGGAAGACCTGGTGAAGGCATGCGATCCGGTGTGGGCCGTGGTGCGGGGCGAGTTTCGCCCGCGTGGCGGCATCGCAACGACGGTGGAAGCCCGCTGGCCTCGTCCAAAAGAGTAG
- a CDS encoding TolC family protein — MIKPQASKPQPRTTRSANRREHSSASWAALAVLLCSSFGPAIAHAQISLATIVDQAQRNSSAVKLATADVRKAQALFAQSKDVYIPNLIIGSSIGPPSIGFPVNQPSIASATMQSLAFSYPQRQYIAAAMAGINGASLALKDAREQVALDASTNYIELDTVNRELQAAHDQAEFSDRLIKIEQERSEAGIDSVSDLLQARLTAAQLKLKLLHLQARAGSLVAELATLTGLPASTIVTDPASIPQIPDVKDDAIPTSAIEAAQAQAKSRQLQAHGDELATKIRPQIGFGAQYNRDATSLNNYNLYYGKAGQKLKADSFGAGFSIQIPIFDLMHRAKARESSAEALRATVEAEQAQRQNDVQIATLTGNLRELDAVAEVASLKQQIAGEQLKAVQSQLAYGNGAGTDPGAPPQLSPKAEQLARIDERQKQVDAIDAGFDLTKVRLNLLRALGHMDEWLKTLSTDPASASAAVSTGAETRGAVKPQ; from the coding sequence GTGATTAAACCGCAAGCAAGCAAGCCGCAGCCGCGTACCACGAGATCCGCAAACCGACGAGAACATTCATCGGCAAGTTGGGCTGCCCTCGCCGTGCTGCTCTGTTCTTCGTTTGGACCGGCCATCGCTCATGCGCAGATCTCGCTTGCCACCATCGTGGATCAGGCCCAGCGCAACAGCAGCGCCGTAAAGCTGGCAACCGCCGATGTTCGCAAGGCCCAGGCACTGTTCGCTCAAAGCAAAGATGTTTATATTCCCAATCTCATAATCGGTTCCAGCATTGGTCCGCCCTCCATCGGCTTTCCAGTCAATCAGCCCTCGATCGCAAGTGCCACCATGCAATCTCTGGCCTTCAGTTATCCGCAAAGGCAGTACATTGCGGCAGCGATGGCAGGCATCAATGGCGCATCGCTCGCTCTTAAAGACGCTCGGGAACAAGTCGCACTCGATGCCTCAACCAATTACATCGAACTCGACACCGTCAACCGCGAGTTGCAGGCCGCACACGACCAGGCGGAGTTCTCCGACCGCCTGATCAAGATAGAGCAGGAGCGATCCGAAGCAGGCATCGACTCCGTCAGCGACCTGTTGCAGGCTCGTCTGACGGCCGCTCAACTCAAGCTCAAGCTTCTGCATCTCCAGGCCCGCGCCGGTTCCCTGGTCGCCGAGCTCGCCACTCTCACCGGCCTGCCCGCAAGCACCATCGTCACAGACCCAGCCAGCATCCCCCAGATCCCCGATGTAAAGGATGATGCCATTCCTACATCCGCCATCGAGGCCGCCCAGGCTCAAGCCAAATCCCGGCAGCTTCAGGCCCACGGCGACGAACTCGCCACAAAAATTCGCCCCCAGATCGGCTTCGGAGCCCAATACAATCGCGACGCTACCTCGTTGAATAACTACAACCTCTACTACGGCAAAGCTGGCCAAAAGCTCAAGGCCGATAGTTTTGGAGCTGGTTTCTCCATCCAGATACCGATCTTTGACCTCATGCATCGCGCCAAGGCCCGCGAGTCCTCCGCCGAAGCTCTCCGCGCTACCGTAGAGGCCGAGCAGGCCCAGCGTCAGAACGATGTCCAGATCGCCACCCTCACCGGAAATTTACGTGAACTGGATGCCGTAGCCGAAGTCGCGAGTCTAAAACAACAGATCGCAGGCGAACAGCTCAAAGCCGTTCAAAGTCAGCTCGCCTACGGTAACGGAGCGGGAACCGATCCCGGCGCGCCCCCGCAGCTCTCGCCCAAGGCCGAGCAGCTCGCCCGCATCGACGAGCGGCAAAAGCAAGTGGACGCCATCGACGCCGGATTTGACCTGACCAAGGTGCGCCTGAACCTGCTCCGCGCCCTCGGCCACATGGATGAATGGCTGAAAACACTCTCGACTGACCCAGCATCTGCTTCAGCCGCCGTTTCCACCGGCGCCGAAACACGTGGAGCAGTCAAACCGCAGTAA
- the hpnJ gene encoding hopanoid biosynthesis associated radical SAM protein HpnJ produces the protein MPLKTLFLNPPSFENFDGGASSRWPATREIESYWYPVWLAYPAGLLEGSRLLDAPPHHVSADETIQICKDYEFLVLFTSTVGWEGDQRLAEAIKAANPAIRIAFVGPPVTTSPDKALNECQVLDFICRREFDYSVVEFAQGKPLNEILGISYRENGKVVHNPDRPQIEDLDAMPWATKIYKRDMDVTRYNVPFLLHPYISLYSTRGCPAQCTFCLWPQTLSGHAWRKRSTDDVAAELKWAKENFPEVKEFFFDDDTFNIQKQRTIELCEKLKPLKLTWSCTSRVTTDRDTLKAMKDAGCRLLIVGFESGDPQILKNIKKGATVERARAFAKDCNDLGLVVHGDFILGLPGETKESIQNTINFAKSLDVETIQVSIAHAYPGTEFFDYAEKNGFITNEDAMSDAGGHQMAHIEYPGLPKEYVLEMVHKFYDAYYFRPKAAFRVIWKAVINRDVPRLYVEAKAFLKLRGQRMQMVKDAKKLQGKTPDAVSA, from the coding sequence ATGCCACTGAAAACGCTTTTCCTCAATCCGCCCTCGTTTGAGAACTTCGATGGAGGCGCCAGCTCACGTTGGCCCGCCACCCGTGAGATCGAGTCCTATTGGTACCCGGTCTGGCTTGCGTATCCCGCCGGACTGCTGGAAGGTTCCCGCCTGCTCGATGCTCCCCCTCACCACGTCAGCGCGGATGAGACCATTCAGATCTGCAAGGACTACGAATTCCTGGTGCTCTTTACCTCGACCGTAGGCTGGGAAGGCGATCAGCGCCTCGCTGAAGCGATCAAGGCCGCCAATCCGGCCATTCGCATCGCATTTGTAGGCCCGCCGGTAACCACCTCGCCGGATAAGGCTCTGAACGAGTGCCAGGTCCTCGATTTCATCTGCCGTCGTGAGTTCGATTACTCCGTCGTTGAATTCGCGCAGGGCAAGCCTCTGAACGAGATTCTCGGCATCAGCTACCGCGAGAACGGCAAAGTCGTGCACAACCCCGACCGCCCGCAGATCGAAGATCTCGACGCGATGCCCTGGGCCACCAAGATCTACAAGCGCGACATGGACGTCACCCGTTACAACGTGCCGTTCCTGCTGCACCCGTACATCTCGCTCTACTCCACTCGCGGCTGCCCGGCGCAGTGCACCTTCTGCCTCTGGCCTCAGACCCTCAGTGGTCACGCCTGGCGCAAGCGCTCCACCGATGACGTGGCTGCCGAGCTCAAGTGGGCAAAAGAAAACTTCCCCGAAGTCAAAGAGTTCTTCTTCGACGACGACACCTTCAACATCCAGAAGCAGCGCACCATCGAGCTCTGCGAAAAGCTCAAGCCTCTGAAGCTAACCTGGTCCTGCACTTCGCGCGTCACCACCGATCGCGACACGCTCAAGGCCATGAAGGACGCTGGCTGCCGCCTGCTCATCGTCGGCTTTGAATCCGGCGATCCGCAGATCCTCAAGAACATCAAAAAGGGCGCCACCGTCGAGCGTGCCCGCGCCTTTGCCAAGGATTGCAACGACCTCGGCCTGGTCGTCCACGGCGACTTCATCCTCGGCCTGCCAGGCGAGACCAAAGAGTCGATCCAGAACACGATCAACTTCGCCAAGTCGCTGGACGTTGAAACCATCCAGGTTTCCATCGCCCACGCCTATCCCGGCACCGAGTTCTTTGACTACGCCGAAAAGAACGGCTTCATCACCAACGAAGACGCCATGAGCGACGCCGGTGGCCACCAGATGGCTCACATCGAATACCCCGGTCTGCCCAAGGAATACGTCCTCGAAATGGTGCACAAGTTCTACGACGCGTATTACTTCCGCCCCAAGGCTGCATTCCGCGTCATCTGGAAGGCCGTCATCAACCGCGACGTTCCCCGTCTTTACGTCGAGGCCAAAGCCTTCCTCAAGCTGCGTGGACAACGCATGCAGATGGTCAAGGATGCCAAGAAGCTGCAAGGCAAAACTCCAGACGCAGTAAGCGCCTGA
- a CDS encoding tetratricopeptide repeat protein, with protein MRTKHSFVAHALSVGVVLASAMLPAYAADSLATANAALQAGKADEATKLLQDALHSDAKNAEANNLLCRVEYSLQQWNDAAGHCEKAVTLKPGDARYHLWLGRAFGEKADHVSFISAYSLAKRAREEFETAVKLDPHDADALSDLGEFYKEAPGAVGGGIDKAQGIAKQLDAVDPARAHNLRGEIAEKQKDLDAAEKEFKAATTGPGAALQWMELANFYRRHERWSDMEAAIKSGQAAAGHDKYGALALFNGASILARTNRQPQLAIKLFTEYIASPDKTEDAPAFDALARLARLRKSTGDNAGAERDKASALDLAKNYKPAQDATSDAKGK; from the coding sequence ATGAGGACAAAGCATAGCTTCGTCGCCCATGCCCTGTCCGTCGGAGTAGTGCTGGCATCCGCAATGCTGCCCGCCTACGCGGCTGATTCGCTGGCCACCGCGAACGCCGCCCTCCAGGCAGGCAAGGCCGACGAAGCGACAAAATTGCTTCAGGATGCCCTGCACTCCGATGCGAAAAATGCGGAAGCAAACAATCTTCTCTGCCGCGTCGAATACAGCCTGCAGCAATGGAACGATGCAGCCGGCCATTGCGAAAAGGCCGTCACTCTCAAGCCGGGAGACGCGCGCTATCATCTCTGGCTGGGCCGCGCTTTTGGTGAAAAGGCTGACCACGTCTCCTTTATCAGCGCCTATTCGCTTGCCAAGCGTGCCCGCGAAGAATTTGAAACTGCCGTCAAACTCGATCCGCATGACGCAGACGCCCTGAGCGATCTCGGCGAATTCTACAAAGAGGCTCCAGGAGCAGTCGGCGGCGGCATCGACAAGGCGCAGGGTATCGCCAAGCAGCTCGATGCAGTCGACCCCGCCCGCGCCCACAATCTTCGCGGCGAGATCGCGGAAAAGCAAAAAGATCTGGACGCTGCCGAAAAAGAATTCAAGGCCGCCACCACAGGCCCCGGTGCCGCTCTGCAATGGATGGAGCTCGCCAACTTCTATCGCCGTCATGAGCGTTGGTCCGACATGGAAGCCGCCATCAAGAGCGGGCAGGCCGCCGCCGGTCACGATAAATACGGAGCATTGGCGCTCTTTAACGGAGCATCCATCCTCGCCCGCACCAATCGTCAACCGCAACTGGCCATCAAGCTTTTCACCGAATACATCGCGTCTCCGGATAAGACTGAGGATGCACCGGCCTTCGACGCACTGGCCCGGCTCGCCAGACTGCGCAAGTCCACAGGAGACAACGCAGGCGCAGAGCGCGACAAGGCCTCCGCACTGGATCTAGCCAAAAACTACAAGCCGGCGCAGGATGCCACCAGCGATGCGAAGGGCAAATAA
- a CDS encoding efflux RND transporter periplasmic adaptor subunit, translating to MAEERKQIARVWFWVGAAVLLVIVFLVSKHMTRDRLPVHAATVSRATLESTIPTNGVVEPEKNFTYHSPLATTVRSISVSQGDRVKAGQLLMQLDDITARARLASAESALHSAQASDEAIHDGGTLEERQSLSSTVTRDQLDVAQKQRDLGALQKLQTTGAASASEVEISRQRLALAQDTLQTDQGRQKTRYSAAERTRSSSAVADAQANLVAARAILDQTSFRAPIDGTVYSIPVGRSDFVEEGKMLLQIADLTQVRVRAYFDEPEIGRLAVGQKILIVWEARQGREWHGHITQVPSTVVTAGTRNVGEVLVAIDDADNGLLPDTHVTVTVTTSSEPNVLTVPREAVYKENGKPYVYRIVDGNLQRTSVTTGTFNMTQEVVTSGLNDGDVVAMGSISGIALEDGVPVKVVR from the coding sequence ATGGCAGAGGAAAGAAAGCAGATAGCGCGAGTTTGGTTTTGGGTCGGGGCGGCAGTGCTGCTTGTGATCGTCTTTCTCGTATCCAAACACATGACGCGCGACCGCTTGCCGGTGCATGCGGCCACCGTATCGCGTGCAACACTTGAAAGCACCATTCCCACCAATGGTGTCGTCGAGCCGGAAAAGAATTTCACCTACCACAGCCCGCTCGCCACTACCGTTCGGTCCATTAGTGTATCGCAGGGCGACCGCGTAAAAGCGGGTCAGTTGCTCATGCAGTTGGACGATATTACAGCCCGTGCACGCCTAGCTTCTGCCGAGAGCGCTCTCCACAGCGCCCAGGCTTCGGATGAGGCCATCCACGACGGCGGCACTTTAGAAGAGCGCCAGTCCCTGTCCTCCACAGTCACCCGTGATCAACTCGACGTTGCGCAGAAACAGCGCGACCTCGGCGCGCTCCAGAAATTGCAGACCACCGGTGCCGCCTCCGCCAGCGAAGTCGAAATCAGCCGCCAGCGTCTCGCTCTCGCCCAGGACACTCTGCAAACCGACCAGGGCCGTCAGAAGACCCGCTATTCCGCAGCCGAACGCACCCGATCCAGCTCAGCCGTAGCCGATGCCCAGGCCAATCTCGTCGCAGCTCGCGCCATCCTCGATCAGACATCCTTTCGCGCCCCGATCGACGGCACCGTTTATTCCATCCCCGTCGGCCGCTCCGATTTTGTCGAAGAAGGAAAGATGCTTCTTCAAATCGCCGATCTGACCCAGGTTCGCGTCCGTGCTTATTTCGATGAGCCGGAGATTGGCCGCCTCGCCGTTGGACAAAAGATTCTTATCGTCTGGGAAGCCCGGCAGGGCCGGGAATGGCATGGCCACATCACCCAGGTGCCATCGACCGTAGTCACTGCGGGAACCCGCAACGTTGGCGAAGTTCTCGTAGCTATCGATGACGCCGACAACGGCCTGCTCCCCGACACCCACGTCACCGTTACTGTCACCACCTCCAGCGAGCCCAACGTGCTTACCGTTCCTCGCGAGGCCGTGTACAAAGAGAACGGCAAGCCCTACGTCTATCGCATCGTAGATGGCAACCTGCAGCGTACCTCTGTAACCACCGGTACCTTCAACATGACGCAGGAAGTTGTCACATCCGGCCTGAATGACGGCGATGTGGTCGCTATGGGAAGCATCAGCGGGATCGCTCTCGAAGATGGAGTGCCAGTAAAGGTAGTGCGATGA
- a CDS encoding EamA family transporter — MILPVALPQGVSPWLAAAMIATVAITSTIGEVLTAAAMKSIGDLDEIRAHSGLKGAIRAVLTCPLFFLGVAFLAFAFFALLFALNHLNLSLAAPAAASLTLVTNAIAAKLFLKENVDRRRWTAAVLVCIGVYLLAH; from the coding sequence ATGATCCTTCCCGTCGCCCTCCCGCAAGGCGTAAGCCCCTGGCTCGCTGCCGCCATGATCGCAACCGTCGCCATCACCTCGACCATCGGCGAAGTCCTGACCGCCGCCGCCATGAAATCCATCGGCGACCTCGACGAAATCCGCGCTCACTCCGGTCTGAAGGGTGCCATCCGCGCCGTTCTCACCTGCCCGCTCTTTTTCCTCGGAGTTGCATTCCTGGCCTTCGCATTCTTCGCCCTGCTCTTCGCCCTCAACCATCTGAACCTGAGCCTCGCCGCACCCGCCGCCGCCTCGCTCACCCTGGTCACCAACGCGATCGCCGCCAAGCTCTTTCTCAAAGAAAACGTAGACCGCCGCCGCTGGACTGCCGCCGTCCTCGTCTGCATCGGCGTGTATCTTCTAGCCCACTAG
- a CDS encoding succinate dehydrogenase: protein MATATHSAGSEHAHQPGRGVAPLRAGKGYSFLLRKLHSLSGIIPIGAFLIEHILSNFEALKGPAAYGAQVRFLNSLPLVRVLEWGFIFLPLAFHALYGVYIALRGKSNVIYYPWAGNWMYVTQRWTGYIAFVYIIQHVIRQRFMGVSLPEHPGAAFAKVQHELANPWMLAVYSIAMIAVCWHFSYGIWLFAAKWGITPGNKARKRFGYVCAVVGILLCGLGLASLYAFVGPNYKNAPEDVPVTYLAVPAHAGAISFEASEDLA from the coding sequence ATGGCCACCGCCACCCATTCCGCTGGCAGCGAACACGCCCACCAACCGGGCAGGGGCGTAGCGCCCCTCCGCGCCGGCAAGGGATACTCCTTCCTGCTGCGTAAGCTGCACTCACTCTCCGGCATCATCCCCATCGGCGCATTCCTGATCGAGCACATCCTCTCCAACTTCGAGGCTCTCAAAGGCCCCGCGGCCTACGGAGCGCAGGTCAGATTCCTCAATAGTCTGCCGCTCGTCCGTGTTCTGGAGTGGGGTTTCATCTTCCTGCCGCTCGCCTTCCACGCTCTCTATGGCGTCTACATCGCACTGCGTGGCAAGTCCAATGTCATCTACTACCCCTGGGCAGGGAATTGGATGTACGTGACCCAGCGTTGGACCGGCTACATTGCCTTCGTCTACATCATCCAGCACGTAATCCGCCAGCGATTCATGGGCGTCAGCCTGCCCGAACATCCCGGCGCAGCCTTCGCCAAAGTCCAGCACGAGCTAGCCAACCCCTGGATGCTGGCCGTCTACTCCATCGCCATGATCGCCGTCTGCTGGCACTTTTCTTATGGCATCTGGCTCTTCGCCGCCAAGTGGGGCATCACTCCCGGCAATAAAGCACGCAAGCGTTTCGGATATGTCTGCGCCGTAGTCGGAATTCTTCTCTGCGGCCTCGGCCTGGCCAGCCTCTACGCCTTCGTCGGCCCCAACTACAAGAACGCGCCTGAAGACGTACCCGTTACCTATTTGGCCGTACCAGCCCACGCAGGAGCCATTTCATTCGAAGCGTCGGAGGATTTGGCTTGA
- a CDS encoding DMT family transporter, translated as MDSSQSPSLFGTRSSKLKAASTRLKLSQYVVLALVAICAPLGDSCLARGMRQMPSISLDHPLALVSAVFHPWIAAGIVMLICFFACYLTALSWADLTYVLPTTAFGYVIIALLGRFWLHEEISIYRWAGIILITLGVGFVAQGPSLTEQTPDRELTS; from the coding sequence GTGGACTCGTCTCAAAGTCCATCTCTTTTTGGCACCAGGAGCAGCAAGCTGAAAGCCGCCTCGACAAGACTAAAGCTGAGCCAGTATGTCGTCCTTGCACTGGTCGCCATCTGCGCTCCGCTCGGCGACAGTTGCCTCGCACGCGGCATGCGTCAGATGCCCTCCATCTCCCTCGATCACCCACTCGCCCTCGTCTCCGCCGTATTTCATCCGTGGATCGCCGCAGGCATCGTGATGCTCATCTGCTTCTTCGCCTGCTATCTCACGGCGCTTAGTTGGGCAGATCTTACCTACGTCCTGCCCACCACGGCCTTCGGATACGTCATCATCGCGTTGCTCGGCCGTTTCTGGCTGCATGAGGAGATTTCCATCTACCGCTGGGCCGGAATCATTCTCATCACCCTCGGCGTAGGGTTCGTCGCCCAGGGGCCAAGTCTCACCGAACAGACGCCCGACAGGGAACTGACGTCATGA
- a CDS encoding non-canonical purine NTP pyrophosphatase has translation MALRLFVATTSDGKLADFREAAEEYQIAIDPVPGLRTIPAPQEDGLTFEANAITKAIYYSGFAPGEVVIADDSGLEVDELEGAPGVRSARFAADSGLTDSPDANDNTDVWNNLILLQKLAGVPSERRSARYRCVLAAARDGEVLLTAEGTVEGEILEAPHGTGGFGYDPLFYLPNLDQTMADLDVGVKFALSHRGLAFADLLPRLVS, from the coding sequence ATGGCCCTTCGCCTCTTCGTAGCCACCACCAGTGACGGCAAGCTCGCCGACTTCCGCGAGGCAGCGGAGGAGTACCAGATCGCCATCGATCCCGTGCCTGGCCTCCGAACCATTCCTGCACCGCAGGAAGACGGTCTCACCTTCGAAGCCAACGCCATCACCAAGGCCATCTATTACAGCGGATTCGCCCCCGGCGAAGTCGTCATCGCCGACGATTCCGGCCTCGAAGTCGACGAACTGGAAGGCGCTCCCGGCGTCCGTTCCGCGCGCTTCGCCGCCGATAGCGGCCTGACCGATTCTCCCGACGCCAACGACAACACCGATGTCTGGAACAACCTGATCCTGCTGCAAAAATTGGCCGGTGTTCCATCGGAACGCCGCTCCGCCCGCTACCGCTGCGTCCTCGCAGCAGCCCGCGATGGCGAAGTGCTCCTCACCGCCGAAGGCACTGTCGAAGGCGAAATACTCGAAGCCCCACACGGTACCGGCGGCTTCGGCTACGACCCGCTCTTCTATCTTCCCAACCTCGACCAGACCATGGCCGACCTCGACGTGGGCGTCAAGTTCGCCCTGAGCCATCGCGGCCTCGCCTTTGCCGATCTTCTCCCGCGCCTGGTCTCCTAG